The Streptomyces sp. NBC_00659 genomic interval TCCCTCCTCGTACCGGAGGAATCCCGAGGGTCCCGCGCTCAGCAGGCCCGTCCGGGGAACCAGGGACGTCGTGGCCGGCACGACCACCTCTCCGGTGACCGGTTCACCCTGCGCGACGCCGGCCGTGAGCGGGCTCAGTCCGAGAGCGAGCGTGAAGGAAACAGCGGCGGCGGTTGCGCATCGTACGAGCGCGCGTCTGCCCATGCGGGACCTCTCCGGGAAACGGTGGCTGAAAGCGTGGAGAGACATGTGCGTGGGCCGTCGCACCGCAGGTCACAGACGTGCGGGCATATGACGTTCGGACACCCCCCCAGGCGAGTGGCCGGATCTTAGCATTTTGCTTGCGCATGACCATTGCCCCGGCCGGGGAACGGGCGGTGATCTGCCGTGGCACCGGGGCACGTTGAGCGCGTTCCGTGAATCGACCAGTGCCTGCCCGGACCGGTCCGAGATTCCTCGAACCCGGTCGGGGATTTCGTGAACCGATCGGAGGGGCTCGTCCGATGAGGGGGTGAGCGCCGCTCCCGCGGAGCCCGAGCCCGAGCCCGAACCTGAACCCGAGTCCGAGCAAGGAGAAGACGGATGCTGCACATGGTGGACCTGACGTCCCTCGCGCTGATCGCCCTCACGGGCTTCATCTGGCTGTGGGGTCTGATCGACTGCGCCCGCACGCCCCGTGACCGCGTCCGCTTCCTGCCGAAGCTGCTGTGGCTGCTCATCCTGCTCAACGGCTCGGTCCTCGCCACCCTGGCCTGGGTCTACTTCGGCAGAAAGCCGGCAGCGGACGCGGCGAAGGTCCCGGCCGGGCGGACCGGGTCCCTCGCCCAGGCGCGGTAGCGCAGGGGCGTGCGTACGGGACCGGCCGGCCGCGCCCGACAGTGATCCCGCCGCCCGGCGGGAGGCCCTACTGGTAGAACCGCACTCCGCCGTGCGACCCGAGGGCGTTGAGTTCCAGCACGCTCCCGTCCGAGGTGACGTACACCGTGCCCGAGGTGAAGCCCCACTTGCCGGTCCCCACCGGCAGGCCCGCGACCGGGGTGGTGCGACCGGTGCGCGCGTCGATGGTGACGAGCTGCGGGGAGCCGGACGTGGTGATGGCGTACACCTTGCCGTCCGCGCCGGACGCGGGGACGGCGAGCACGGCGGAGCGCTGGGTCCAGAGTTTGGCGCCGGTGGTGGTGTCGAAGCCGTCGATCACCGGGCTGCCGGCGGCTGTGGCCGGGGTGACCAGGACCTTGCCGTAGAGCCGGGCGGAGTGGTCGGCGCCGGTCTCGTTGCCGGTCGTGAGTTCGTCGTTGCCCACGGCCAGTTTGCGGCCGGTCCCCTTGGTGTCGAAGACCTGCACGGAGTCCTGGCGCGCCGTGTGGACGGCGGCGACCAGCGGGGAGCCGGACAGGATGTGCGTCACATCCGAGTGGGCCCTCTCGGACTTCCGCCAGATCACCTTCCCGGTCTTGCCGTCGAACGCGGTGAGGATGAACCTGGTCTTCTTGTCGAGGCAGAAGTCGTCCACCATCACGACGCCGTCGGCGCCCCAGCCGTAGGCGTTGCAGTAGTGACCGCGGGCCTGGTAGCCCCATACGCGGCTGCCGGTGCGGAGGTCCACACCGCCGAGGAAGTTCACGCCGACGACGGTGGCGACATCGCCCTGCAGATAGGTCGTGGCGGTCGCCGCCACGGGGTGCTTCTTGCTGGTCAGCGGCAGGGACCAGAGAATCTTGCCGGTGGACGCCTTGACGCCGGCCAGCCAGGTGCAGGTGCTGCCGTCCTTGCCGAAGGCGACCGTGCCGATGCCCTGGGCGCTGACCGTCGGCGACATCCCGCAGGGGACGGTGCCGCGCCCGGCGGCGGTGGCGGGGGACGCGGCGCGCCACACCTGCTTGCCGTCGCTGAGGTCGTAGGCCCGCAGGCCGCCTCGGCTGCTGGCCCGGACGAGCAGCTTGTCGGTGAGCCAGCTGCCGATGAGCGCGTCGTCGGCGGCCGGCGCCGGTATCTGCCACACCCGCGTCAGCTTCTCCGAGGCGACGGCAGCGGCCTCCTCCTGCTTGAACATGACGGTGGCGACCCCGCCGGCGGCGGCGAGGACGGCGAGGGTGAGCACGATCCTGCCCACCCGCCTGGTCTTCCCGGCTCGTTCGCCGCCCGCAGGGGGCCCCGGCTGCGCGGCGCCGGGCCCGGGGTGGCGAAGGGCCTCCCGGTCGAGGACGGCGGTGGCCGCCGACGGGTATCCGGACTCCTGGTCCGCCCACCCGCTGTCGCGCAGGATGTGCGGAGATG includes:
- a CDS encoding outer membrane protein assembly factor BamB family protein; its protein translation is MTTESSPGQGAPQEDLGWAFQPRKSAAGPQPYPGTPADSADRPQPYREQRQPEPAVPSWDGRSPAERDGRSSDTRWDGTMPLGVSELRADAHEAVREPGHRTSPHILRDSGWADQESGYPSAATAVLDREALRHPGPGAAQPGPPAGGERAGKTRRVGRIVLTLAVLAAAGGVATVMFKQEEAAAVASEKLTRVWQIPAPAADDALIGSWLTDKLLVRASSRGGLRAYDLSDGKQVWRAASPATAAGRGTVPCGMSPTVSAQGIGTVAFGKDGSTCTWLAGVKASTGKILWSLPLTSKKHPVAATATTYLQGDVATVVGVNFLGGVDLRTGSRVWGYQARGHYCNAYGWGADGVVMVDDFCLDKKTRFILTAFDGKTGKVIWRKSERAHSDVTHILSGSPLVAAVHTARQDSVQVFDTKGTGRKLAVGNDELTTGNETGADHSARLYGKVLVTPATAAGSPVIDGFDTTTGAKLWTQRSAVLAVPASGADGKVYAITTSGSPQLVTIDARTGRTTPVAGLPVGTGKWGFTSGTVYVTSDGSVLELNALGSHGGVRFYQ